The following coding sequences lie in one Yoonia sp. G8-12 genomic window:
- a CDS encoding uracil-xanthine permease family protein — protein sequence MADTSIGTAEQLRDPNYTPALHRAIPLGIQHVLAMFVSNVTPAIIVAGAAGFGFGSNSPDFPELLYLIQMSMLFAGIATLLQTITIGPVGAALPIVQGTSFAFIPIMIPLVAGKGVDGLAALFTGVVIGGLFHAILGLFIGKIRFALPPLVTGLVVTMIGLALVQVGIQYAAGGVPAIGTPEYGSLLNWSAALVVIFVTLGLKFFTRGMLSVSAVLVGLIVGYFYALGVGILEWSAVTGSWERSAAFALPQPFKYGFEISAAAVIGFCLMAFISAIETVGDVSGITKGGAGREATDKEITGATYADGLGTAVAGIFGGFPNTSFSQNVGLIAMTGVMSRHVVTCGAIFLIICGLVPKVGGVIRTVPIEVLGGGVIVMFGMVVAAGISMLSDVNWNRRNMVIFAISLSIGLGLQLEPGAVAGLPDTARILMTSGLLPAAFIAIVLNLILPEELSEEATEEVSGGLHGHGRGALPLDDNR from the coding sequence ATGGCTGACACTTCAATCGGGACCGCGGAACAGCTCCGGGATCCCAACTATACACCTGCGCTTCATCGCGCGATACCATTGGGCATCCAGCACGTGCTGGCGATGTTTGTGTCCAACGTGACCCCTGCGATTATCGTTGCGGGTGCGGCGGGCTTTGGGTTCGGGTCAAACAGCCCCGATTTCCCGGAATTGCTGTACCTTATTCAGATGTCGATGCTGTTTGCAGGTATCGCGACACTCTTGCAGACAATCACAATTGGCCCCGTGGGGGCCGCATTGCCGATTGTGCAGGGCACGTCCTTTGCCTTTATTCCGATCATGATCCCGCTGGTGGCGGGCAAGGGTGTTGACGGGCTTGCCGCATTGTTCACCGGTGTTGTCATCGGGGGTTTGTTTCATGCAATCCTTGGGCTGTTCATCGGAAAGATCCGCTTTGCTCTTCCGCCCCTTGTGACGGGCCTTGTGGTCACGATGATTGGTCTGGCGCTGGTGCAAGTGGGTATTCAGTATGCAGCGGGCGGCGTACCGGCGATCGGCACACCTGAATACGGCTCGCTTCTCAACTGGTCGGCGGCGCTTGTGGTGATCTTTGTTACTCTTGGCCTCAAGTTCTTTACCCGTGGCATGCTTTCGGTTTCTGCGGTTCTGGTTGGCCTGATCGTGGGGTATTTCTATGCACTTGGTGTGGGCATTCTGGAATGGTCCGCTGTTACCGGTTCATGGGAACGTTCGGCTGCTTTCGCGTTGCCGCAACCATTCAAATACGGCTTTGAGATTTCTGCCGCTGCTGTCATCGGTTTCTGTCTGATGGCGTTTATTTCGGCCATTGAAACTGTGGGCGATGTATCGGGCATCACCAAAGGCGGGGCTGGGCGCGAAGCGACAGATAAGGAAATCACGGGTGCGACCTATGCCGACGGTCTGGGAACTGCGGTTGCCGGTATCTTTGGCGGCTTTCCGAACACATCGTTTAGCCAGAACGTGGGCCTGATTGCCATGACCGGCGTGATGAGCAGACATGTCGTGACCTGTGGTGCGATCTTTCTGATCATCTGTGGCCTTGTCCCGAAAGTGGGCGGTGTCATCCGTACGGTGCCGATTGAGGTGCTTGGCGGTGGTGTCATCGTGATGTTCGGCATGGTTGTGGCTGCGGGTATTTCGATGCTCTCGGATGTAAACTGGAACCGCCGCAACATGGTGATCTTTGCGATCTCTTTGTCGATTGGTCTGGGTCTTCAGCTTGAGCCGGGTGCGGTTGCCGGTCTGCCCGATACCGCGCGCATCCTGATGACATCGGGTCTGTTGCCTGCGGCATTCATCGCGATCGTTCTGAACCTGATCCTGCCAGAAGAGTTGTCGGAAGAAGCAACCGAGGAAGTCTCGGGCGGTCTGCACGGTCACGGGCGCGGTGCGCTGCCATTGGATGACAACCGCTAG
- a CDS encoding ABC transporter permease, translated as MFSKIATPIIAIIIFLGLWELLVWANGWPNFKMASPSDLPPAFWKYKELFLTMGWQTLWRTVVGLILAVIVGTAIGMIIGFSRIARDALYPLLIGFNAIPKATLVPVISLLFIGQHDFNTILMAFMISFFPIAVSVGIGLSTLEPEYRDILRALGASRYTIFVKIALPKTLPEFFGALKVSATLAFIGTNLVEIVSPHGRGLGALFKSGETNGDYPLMFAVLIALAFLGIVLYYAVIFLERIFAGWADREAG; from the coding sequence ATGTTCAGTAAAATCGCCACTCCGATTATCGCAATCATCATCTTTCTGGGGCTGTGGGAGCTGTTGGTCTGGGCCAATGGCTGGCCCAATTTCAAAATGGCCTCGCCCTCGGACCTGCCGCCTGCGTTCTGGAAATACAAGGAACTGTTCCTGACCATGGGATGGCAGACGCTTTGGCGGACTGTGGTCGGGTTGATCCTTGCGGTCATTGTCGGCACCGCTATCGGCATGATCATCGGCTTTTCGCGCATTGCGCGTGACGCGCTTTATCCGCTGTTGATCGGGTTCAACGCCATTCCCAAGGCCACGCTGGTGCCTGTGATTTCCCTGCTTTTCATCGGGCAGCATGATTTCAACACCATCCTGATGGCGTTTATGATTTCGTTCTTTCCAATCGCTGTCTCTGTCGGTATCGGGCTTTCAACGCTGGAACCCGAGTACCGTGATATCCTGCGCGCCCTTGGGGCATCACGTTATACGATCTTTGTCAAAATCGCCCTGCCCAAGACGCTGCCGGAATTCTTTGGCGCGCTGAAGGTGTCCGCCACTCTGGCGTTCATTGGCACAAATCTGGTCGAGATTGTCAGCCCCCATGGGCGCGGGCTTGGCGCGTTGTTCAAATCGGGTGAAACGAACGGGGATTATCCGCTGATGTTTGCAGTGCTGATCGCACTCGCCTTCCTTGGGATCGTTTTGTACTACGCGGTGATCTTTCTGGAGCGGATCTTTGCAGGCTGGGCCGACCGCGAAGCGGGCTAG
- a CDS encoding ABC transporter ATP-binding protein yields MENLIEIKGVKHAYKTASGPLEVLDGLDVTVPEGTFAAVVGPSGCGKSTLTRLVAGLMAPDEGEVWLHGERVKGPRNTVGMAFQNPVLLEWRTILDNVILPLEIVAPRMPRKDREARAMELLEMVGLVGFENKRPSELSGGMRQRASLCRSLVHKPDVLIMDEPFGALDAFTREDLWQTMRDLRAAEPFTAVLITHDLRESVFLGDQVIVLSGRPARTQFVMDVDLPDDRNLDVLFTPKAADMLHVLRDQIKIAQGREVEH; encoded by the coding sequence ATCGAAAATCTTATAGAAATCAAAGGCGTCAAACACGCCTATAAAACCGCCAGCGGCCCGCTTGAGGTTCTGGACGGTCTGGATGTCACGGTGCCGGAAGGCACCTTTGCGGCTGTTGTCGGCCCCTCGGGGTGCGGGAAATCCACGCTGACGCGGCTGGTGGCGGGCCTGATGGCCCCCGATGAGGGCGAGGTGTGGCTGCATGGCGAACGCGTCAAAGGCCCGCGCAATACCGTGGGCATGGCGTTTCAGAACCCTGTCCTGCTGGAATGGCGCACGATCCTTGATAACGTCATTCTGCCGCTGGAAATCGTGGCCCCCCGCATGCCGCGCAAGGACCGCGAAGCGCGTGCGATGGAGCTGCTTGAAATGGTCGGGCTTGTGGGGTTTGAAAACAAACGCCCCTCCGAGCTTTCTGGCGGGATGCGCCAACGCGCATCGCTTTGCCGGTCTTTGGTGCATAAACCCGATGTGCTGATCATGGACGAACCCTTTGGCGCGCTGGATGCCTTTACCCGCGAGGACCTGTGGCAGACCATGCGTGATCTGCGTGCGGCGGAACCATTCACGGCCGTTCTGATCACCCACGATCTGCGCGAAAGCGTGTTTTTGGGGGATCAGGTGATCGTCCTGTCCGGCCGCCCTGCCCGCACGCAATTTGTGATGGATGTGGATTTGCCGGATGATCGCAATCTGGATGTGCTTTTCACACCAAAGGCCGCCGATATGCTGCATGTGCTGCGCGACCAGATCAAGATCGCCCAAGGCCGCGAGGTTGAGCACTGA
- a CDS encoding ABC transporter substrate-binding protein, translating to MIFDKKMLALAASLLASPAIAQSDMPFALDWKFEGPAAPYFHALDAGYFADAGLTVTISEGAGSLDAIPKVATGAFPVGFADINSLMRFLDQNPDAPVTAVMMVYDKPPFAIVGRKSLGVETPADLEGKVLGAPPPDGAWAQFPIFAAETGIDVDAITVEPVGFPTREPMLAEGNVAAITGFSFSSTLNLKRLGIPADDISVLLMADYGVDLYGNAIIVNTDFAEANPELVTGFLTAVAKGWKDAIATPDAAIAALIERNPAADAALETERLQMAIDANVLTDYVMANGMGGIDDARMMSAIEQTKSVYDFVNTPDASLYFDGSYLPAADMLMLQ from the coding sequence ATGATTTTCGACAAAAAGATGCTTGCGCTTGCCGCAAGCCTTCTCGCTTCACCTGCTATCGCGCAATCCGATATGCCTTTTGCCTTGGACTGGAAATTCGAAGGCCCTGCCGCGCCTTATTTCCATGCCCTTGACGCGGGGTATTTTGCCGATGCGGGCCTGACCGTTACCATCAGCGAAGGTGCGGGTTCGCTTGACGCCATTCCAAAGGTCGCAACGGGCGCGTTTCCTGTTGGTTTTGCTGACATCAACTCGCTCATGCGGTTCCTTGACCAGAACCCCGATGCCCCTGTGACGGCTGTGATGATGGTGTATGACAAACCGCCTTTTGCCATTGTCGGGCGTAAATCGCTTGGCGTCGAAACACCCGCAGACCTTGAGGGCAAAGTCCTGGGCGCGCCGCCGCCTGATGGCGCTTGGGCGCAGTTCCCGATCTTTGCTGCGGAAACCGGCATTGATGTAGATGCAATCACGGTTGAGCCTGTGGGCTTTCCGACCCGCGAACCGATGCTGGCCGAAGGCAATGTTGCGGCAATCACAGGGTTTTCGTTCTCGTCCACGCTGAACCTCAAGCGCTTGGGCATTCCAGCGGATGATATCTCGGTTCTGTTGATGGCTGACTATGGCGTGGACCTTTACGGCAACGCCATCATCGTCAACACCGACTTTGCCGAAGCCAACCCCGAACTGGTGACAGGGTTTCTGACCGCTGTTGCGAAGGGCTGGAAAGATGCTATCGCCACGCCGGATGCGGCGATTGCCGCGCTGATCGAGCGCAACCCCGCCGCCGATGCCGCGCTTGAAACAGAGCGCCTGCAAATGGCGATTGATGCCAATGTGCTGACCGATTACGTCATGGCCAACGGCATGGGCGGCATTGATGACGCGCGGATGATGAGCGCGATTGAGCAGACCAAATCGGTTTATGATTTCGTGAACACACCCGATGCATCGCTTTACTTTGACGGAAGCTATCTGCCCGCAGCAGACATGTTGATGTTGCAATAA
- a CDS encoding bifunctional allantoicase/(S)-ureidoglycine aminohydrolase, with protein sequence MSGKYFAPTGGHPGQDQLLTDRAIFTDAYAVIPKGTMRDIVTSYLPFWDNTRLWVIARPMTGFAETFSQYIMEVGPGGGSDQPEADAQAQAVLFVVEGTATLSVGGQTYDMVPGGYAYLPPSSGWTLRNDSEAMLRFHWIRKAYEPVPGLDAPDVIVTNDSDVAPTVMPETDGKWATTRFVDPADLRHDMHVTIVTFEPGAVIPFLETHVMEHGLYVLEGKAVYRLNSDWVEVEAGDYMWLRAFCPQACYAGGPGKFRYLLYKDVNRHMSLRPGGAR encoded by the coding sequence ATGTCAGGCAAGTATTTTGCACCAACCGGCGGGCATCCGGGTCAGGACCAACTGCTGACGGACCGCGCCATCTTTACCGATGCCTACGCGGTTATTCCCAAGGGCACGATGCGTGATATCGTGACCAGTTACCTGCCATTTTGGGACAATACCCGCCTTTGGGTTATCGCGCGTCCGATGACGGGTTTTGCCGAAACATTTTCGCAATACATCATGGAGGTCGGCCCTGGTGGCGGTTCGGACCAGCCCGAGGCCGACGCGCAAGCCCAAGCTGTGCTTTTTGTTGTTGAGGGCACCGCGACCCTGTCGGTCGGGGGCCAGACCTACGATATGGTGCCGGGCGGTTATGCCTATCTGCCGCCCTCTTCGGGGTGGACGTTGCGCAATGACAGTGAGGCGATGTTACGGTTTCACTGGATCAGGAAGGCCTATGAACCCGTGCCGGGTCTGGATGCCCCGGATGTGATTGTCACGAACGACAGTGATGTGGCCCCGACGGTCATGCCCGAAACCGACGGTAAATGGGCGACCACACGCTTTGTCGACCCTGCCGATCTGCGCCACGATATGCATGTGACAATCGTTACCTTTGAACCCGGTGCCGTTATTCCGTTTCTGGAAACGCACGTGATGGAACACGGGCTTTACGTGCTAGAGGGCAAGGCGGTTTACCGGCTCAATAGTGACTGGGTCGAGGTTGAGGCCGGCGATTATATGTGGTTGCGCGCCTTTTGCCCGCAGGCCTGTTATGCAGGCGGGCCGGGCAAGTTTCGCTATCTGCTTTATAAGGATGTGAACCGGCACATGAGTCTGCGGCCGGGCGGTGCGCGCTAG
- a CDS encoding methyl-accepting chemotaxis protein codes for MRFSTSIALSRKLPAIISALCVTASVSIAVVGYLDFRQSVFEAARKNFGILTQTRGETTVRWFENLERSVTSYANDPTFIAALSSFTSSYNLMIDSDGLRAAYVTNNPNPPHARALMDQASESVPYNFQHGRFHPYFREVLQTGGYDDIFLFNPRGDLMYSVAKKADYATNLLDGPYADSGLGAAFAMARDGEKGQVYFADFTSYEPSAGEAAAFVTTPVYDQSEQLLGVAAIQVPTDQIDAIVNDALGLGETGRIYAIGADLRTRNAPRFENGLARLSDVSNADQVRAIANDAPILASHMTGLEGEDVLTNGAMIDVFGQPWVVIGEITSNEVKTPVVAARNKMLIVTFVVAGIGVFLGWLTARSVVRPLAWLGVAMNRISEKDYDVALTDQDRRDEIGSLFRGLDDFRQKLRASDEAEEERQALQVQQAKVVSQLSTALTKLADGDLQHKIETPFDGEYDQLRQDYNRTVLNLNKTIGSVVLRSGAIRQRSDAMSRSSDDLSRRTENQAATLEETAAALDEMTASVKSAADGARQVKDVVGSAREDADKSEPVVKDAVHAMTEIEGSSQEISQIIGVIDDIAFQTNLLALNAGVEAARAGEAGRGFAVVASEVRALAQRSSDAAKQIKALISESSGQVERGVTLVGQAGQVLTKIASHINHISDLVAEIASGSEEQSIGLGEINIGVTQLDKVTQQNAAMVEEATASSHALNGDAAQLEELVTHFRLDETVTGSAAAQDNITQFVPQPAHQSGQMASDNARTAATKAVAGGGAREDIWQDF; via the coding sequence ATGAGATTCTCTACTTCGATCGCGCTGTCGCGAAAACTTCCGGCAATCATCTCAGCACTGTGCGTAACGGCAAGCGTCAGTATTGCTGTGGTCGGATATCTTGATTTCCGCCAAAGTGTTTTCGAGGCCGCGCGCAAAAATTTTGGGATTCTCACACAAACGCGCGGCGAGACCACCGTCAGATGGTTCGAAAATCTGGAACGGTCTGTCACCTCATATGCGAACGATCCCACTTTCATCGCGGCGCTCAGTTCCTTCACCAGTTCGTACAACCTCATGATTGACAGTGACGGTTTGCGCGCGGCGTATGTTACCAACAACCCAAACCCCCCGCACGCACGGGCGTTGATGGATCAGGCATCAGAATCTGTGCCCTATAACTTTCAACACGGGCGTTTTCATCCCTATTTTCGAGAGGTCCTGCAAACGGGTGGCTACGACGATATTTTCCTGTTCAACCCGCGTGGCGATCTGATGTATTCGGTCGCAAAGAAAGCGGACTATGCCACCAACCTTCTAGACGGACCCTATGCCGATAGCGGGCTTGGTGCCGCTTTTGCGATGGCGCGTGACGGGGAAAAAGGCCAGGTCTATTTTGCCGATTTCACCAGCTATGAACCCAGCGCGGGTGAGGCGGCGGCGTTTGTCACCACGCCGGTCTATGACCAAAGTGAACAATTGCTTGGCGTGGCGGCTATACAGGTGCCAACAGATCAGATTGACGCGATCGTGAATGATGCTTTGGGCCTAGGGGAAACCGGGCGCATTTATGCGATCGGCGCCGATTTACGCACCCGCAATGCGCCACGTTTCGAAAACGGGCTTGCGCGGCTTTCGGATGTGTCGAACGCGGATCAGGTCCGCGCTATTGCGAACGACGCACCCATACTTGCAAGCCACATGACAGGTTTGGAAGGTGAAGATGTACTGACGAATGGCGCGATGATTGATGTCTTCGGGCAGCCATGGGTTGTCATTGGTGAAATCACATCAAATGAAGTAAAGACGCCGGTAGTTGCGGCGCGCAACAAGATGCTGATCGTGACTTTTGTGGTGGCGGGTATCGGCGTGTTTCTCGGGTGGCTCACGGCCCGCTCGGTTGTGCGCCCTCTCGCGTGGCTCGGTGTCGCTATGAACCGAATTTCCGAAAAAGACTATGATGTTGCGCTGACTGATCAAGACCGGCGGGACGAGATCGGTAGTCTTTTTAGGGGGCTGGACGACTTTCGCCAGAAATTGCGCGCCTCTGATGAGGCCGAGGAAGAACGCCAAGCGCTTCAGGTGCAACAGGCAAAGGTCGTGAGCCAACTGAGCACCGCGCTGACAAAACTGGCTGACGGGGACCTGCAACATAAGATCGAGACACCCTTTGACGGGGAATACGATCAGTTGCGCCAAGATTATAATCGCACTGTGCTGAACCTGAACAAAACAATCGGGTCTGTGGTGCTCCGGTCTGGTGCAATCCGTCAGCGTTCGGATGCCATGAGCCGGTCGTCCGATGATCTGTCGCGCCGGACGGAAAATCAGGCGGCAACGCTTGAAGAAACGGCAGCGGCGCTTGACGAGATGACCGCGAGCGTAAAATCCGCAGCCGACGGTGCCCGTCAAGTGAAAGACGTCGTCGGAAGCGCGCGTGAAGATGCCGATAAAAGCGAACCTGTCGTGAAGGATGCGGTGCATGCCATGACAGAAATCGAAGGCTCGTCTCAGGAGATCTCTCAAATTATCGGTGTTATCGACGATATTGCGTTCCAGACCAACCTGCTTGCCCTGAATGCTGGTGTAGAAGCGGCCCGGGCAGGTGAGGCGGGGCGCGGCTTTGCGGTTGTCGCATCCGAGGTGCGCGCGCTGGCGCAACGATCCTCTGATGCGGCCAAACAAATCAAGGCGTTGATCAGTGAAAGTTCAGGTCAGGTCGAACGCGGCGTGACCCTTGTGGGACAAGCGGGACAGGTGCTGACGAAAATCGCGAGCCACATCAACCATATTTCTGATCTGGTCGCCGAGATCGCCTCAGGCTCTGAAGAGCAATCTATTGGTCTTGGCGAAATCAATATCGGTGTGACCCAGTTGGACAAAGTCACCCAACAAAATGCGGCGATGGTCGAAGAAGCAACTGCGAGCAGCCATGCGCTGAATGGCGATGCGGCCCAACTTGAGGAGTTGGTGACCCATTTCCGTTTGGATGAAACCGTTACTGGAAGTGCGGCAGCGCAGGACAACATCACGCAATTCGTTCCGCAGCCAGCCCATCAATCGGGCCAGATGGCGTCAGACAATGCCCGAACCGCTGCGACGAAGGCGGTTGCCGGGGGTGGTGCACGAGAAGATATCTGGCAAGACTTCTGA
- a CDS encoding MBL fold metallo-hydrolase, translating to MSQSAPAAGVPVALADDLQLVLAPNPSPMTYWGTNTYLLGRETLAIIDPGPDDPAHLAALIAAIAGRTVSHILLTHSHLDHSPLAGPLGAHFGAPTYAFGDSSAGRSAVMQKLAREGLAGGGEGIDHAFVPVCCVKDREVLNGAWGRITALHTPGHIGNHLCFAWKDAIFTGDHVMGWASSLVSPPDGDLSDFMASCTKLQDCDARIYYPGHGAPITDPAARVAWLIQHRKNREAQILAALANTAATPHAITTAVYQDVAPGLRKAAERNVFAHLVDLHERGKVTAAPQLATGASFALKS from the coding sequence ATGTCTCAATCCGCCCCCGCCGCAGGTGTGCCTGTCGCGCTCGCCGATGATTTGCAGCTTGTGCTGGCTCCCAATCCCTCACCGATGACCTATTGGGGGACGAATACATATCTTTTGGGGCGCGAGACACTTGCAATCATTGACCCCGGCCCAGACGATCCCGCACATTTGGCCGCATTGATCGCGGCCATCGCGGGGCGCACCGTTTCGCATATATTGCTGACGCACAGTCATCTGGACCACTCCCCGCTTGCAGGACCGCTCGGCGCACACTTTGGCGCGCCCACCTACGCCTTTGGCGACAGCAGTGCAGGTCGCAGCGCTGTGATGCAAAAGCTGGCGCGCGAAGGGCTCGCAGGTGGGGGCGAAGGGATTGATCATGCGTTTGTGCCCGTGTGTTGTGTCAAGGACCGCGAAGTCCTGAACGGGGCCTGGGGCCGGATCACCGCATTGCATACACCAGGGCATATCGGAAACCACCTTTGCTTTGCTTGGAAGGATGCCATTTTCACCGGCGATCATGTGATGGGCTGGGCAAGTTCACTGGTCTCTCCGCCTGATGGCGACCTGAGCGATTTCATGGCGTCTTGCACCAAGCTTCAAGATTGTGACGCGCGCATCTACTACCCCGGGCATGGCGCGCCGATCACGGATCCTGCAGCGCGGGTCGCATGGTTGATCCAGCATCGCAAAAACCGCGAAGCACAGATCCTTGCCGCATTGGCAAATACAGCCGCGACGCCGCATGCGATTACCACAGCGGTCTATCAAGATGTCGCCCCTGGACTGCGCAAAGCCGCAGAACGCAATGTTTTTGCGCATCTTGTGGACCTGCATGAGCGCGGCAAAGTCACCGCGGCACCACAACTTGCCACCGGTGCCAGTTTCGCGCTGAAGTCATAG
- a CDS encoding ATP-binding protein: MFFGWLKKYMPRGIYARAALILVLPILMLQLLVSVVFIQRHFEGVTRLMTSAVNIELRFLVDTANSEATLAGARAALGRIDDPLEINTLLPAQDAVPQDIIPFVDLTGGTVVETLRDGVSGIVAVSLERRSRVVVWVETRHGLLRMELRRARVSASNPHQLLVIMVVLGGLMTAIAYVFLRNQLRPIKRMARAATDYGKGRITPFTPTGAIEVRAAGMAFLDMRNRLERQTQSRTMMLSGVSHDLRTPLTRLRLGLSMLDPQDAEPLVHDVDDMERLLDAFLDFARTDAGDSLEPTLPAKIIQDVLADAKRMNHDVTVGPMEGAHETVRLRPLAIRRAMDNLIGNALRYGTKAEIGVSVTDRAVRFWVEDNGPGIPPERYDEALSPFVRLDPARNQDKGSGVGLGLSIVADIARTHGGVLRLGVSDRLGGLKAELVLAR, from the coding sequence ATGTTCTTTGGTTGGCTCAAAAAATACATGCCGCGAGGCATCTACGCGCGGGCTGCGTTGATTTTGGTTTTGCCAATTTTGATGTTGCAATTGCTTGTCTCTGTTGTGTTTATCCAGCGCCACTTTGAAGGCGTGACACGCCTGATGACAAGTGCTGTGAACATCGAACTGCGGTTTTTGGTGGATACAGCCAATAGCGAGGCGACGCTTGCGGGTGCCCGCGCGGCGCTTGGGCGCATTGATGACCCGTTGGAAATTAACACGCTTTTGCCCGCGCAGGATGCGGTCCCGCAAGATATTATTCCTTTTGTGGATTTGACCGGTGGGACCGTGGTTGAAACGTTACGTGACGGGGTCAGCGGCATTGTGGCCGTGTCACTTGAACGCCGCAGCCGTGTCGTGGTCTGGGTTGAAACGCGCCACGGCCTTTTGCGCATGGAACTCAGACGGGCGCGTGTTTCGGCGTCGAACCCGCATCAGTTGTTGGTGATCATGGTGGTGCTGGGCGGTTTGATGACGGCGATTGCCTATGTCTTTTTGCGCAATCAATTGCGGCCAATCAAACGCATGGCCCGTGCCGCCACCGATTACGGCAAAGGGCGGATCACGCCGTTTACGCCAACGGGCGCGATTGAAGTGCGCGCCGCGGGTATGGCGTTTCTTGATATGCGCAACCGCCTTGAACGCCAAACCCAAAGCCGCACCATGATGCTCTCGGGCGTCAGCCATGATCTGCGCACACCACTGACCCGCCTGCGGCTGGGGCTTTCGATGCTGGACCCGCAGGATGCCGAACCGCTGGTGCATGATGTGGATGACATGGAGCGTCTTTTGGATGCGTTTCTTGATTTTGCCCGCACCGATGCCGGTGACAGTCTTGAACCGACCCTTCCCGCAAAGATCATTCAGGACGTTCTGGCCGATGCAAAACGGATGAACCACGACGTCACAGTCGGGCCAATGGAAGGCGCGCATGAAACGGTACGCCTGCGCCCCTTGGCGATCCGTCGCGCAATGGACAATCTTATCGGCAATGCCCTGCGCTATGGCACCAAGGCCGAAATCGGTGTCAGCGTCACCGATCGGGCTGTGCGGTTCTGGGTCGAAGACAACGGCCCCGGCATTCCGCCCGAACGCTATGACGAAGCACTCAGCCCCTTTGTGCGGCTGGATCCGGCGCGCAATCAGGACAAGGGCAGCGGTGTGGGCTTGGGCCTGTCGATTGTGGCCGATATCGCGCGAACGCACGGGGGTGTGCTGCGTTTGGGGGTCAGTGACCGGTTGGGCGGGTTAAAAGCAGAGCTGGTTCTGGCACGCTAG